The Bacillus sp. NEB1478 genome contains the following window.
AAGAAGGATTTAAAGTTTCTACTGCACTTGCTCCTAAAACAAGTGACAAACAAGGCGGTGCTTGGCATGGTGCACATGACTATAAACGTCATGGTGAACTAGCTGATTTCGTTATATTAATGACATATGAGTGGGGCTGGTCAGGCGGACCTCCAATGGCCGTTGCTCCAGTACCGCAAGTAAAGGAAGTTGTAGATTACGCAGTATCGGTTATTCCGGCAAAGAAAATTATTATGGGAGCTCCATTGTATGGTTATGACTGGACACTTCCATATAAAAAGGGCAATAAGTTTGCAAAGCGTATCGCACCATTAGAAGCTCATGACTTGGCTCTAAAAGAAAAAGCAACAGTGAAATATGACAATCAGGCACAAGCGCCATTCTTTAATTACAAAGGGGATGACGGTAAGCAGCACGTGGTCTGGTTTGAAAATGAACAAAGTGCCGAAGCAAAAAATAAGCTTGTAAAACAATATAAGCTGCGCGGTCTTGCATATTGGGTGCTTGGAGAACCATTCCCAGAGAACTGGATTCTTCTGCACGACGAATTTAATATTGCAAAACGTTAAAAAATAAGAGGCGGGATCCAAAAAGGTATAAAGCTTTTTTGGTCCACGCCTCTTCTTCATTTTTTGTGTGGAGAGCCTTCATTGTAGAATTTTGTTTATTATTGTAAGTTCGGGAGTATATTAAAAAATCCGTGGGATTATTCATTAGCTTTGCAGAAAACTGGATATTTTTCACAATGTCTGTACTGGCAATCCTTGTTACTCTTGAAAGTGGTTAATTTCCGTTACAGGATGCTCGCTTTCCGTGGGGCGGGCGGTGAGCCTCCTTGACCCTTTGGGTTATTAGGAAAGGGAGTGGATTTTCTGACTTCCAAGGATTATCAACACTTTCAATTAACAGAGCTTTAAAATTAAACAGCCGATACGGATGCTGTTTTTTCAATATGAACTCCTTTTCGATCCGGGAAAACTGTTTCAAAGCGATATTGCGGAAATAATAAAGAGAGCTGCTCTGTTATAGAGGCTGCTTTTTGGTGTGGTGTAAAGCATACGATTGATGGTCCTGAACCACTGATCGCTGCACCATAAGCACCAAGAGATACAGCAGTTGTTTTCAATTCATCGTAAAATGGAACCCACTTCGAACGGAATGGTTCATGAAATAAATCTCGATTCATCATTGCTGATGCTTTTTTCCAGTTGTTTTTTATTAGTGCTGCCACTAGCACATTACTGATTGCGCTTGCTTCTACCGCTTTATTAAAAGGGAGAAGGTTAGGCAGGGATTCCCGCGCCTGTTTCGTATAAAGCTCATGATCCGGAATCGCTACGATCAGCTCAACAGCCACATCCGGAACATGTACCGTTTCAAGTTCATGACCATTAAAGTAACTGATAGTTAATCCCCCATAAATGGCTGGAATGACATTGTCAGGGTGTTTTTCTAAACGGCTCGCTATTAATGCTTTTGTTTTTTTTGAAAGTTGCAGGTCTAATAAAGTGTTCGCAATCTCCACTCCCGCAACGATAGCAGTTGCAGAACTTCCTAATCCTTTAGAAAGAGGAAAGTTGCTTTGAACTTCCAGTCTGCATGGCGGCAGTGTTTTGTCGTATTGATCCGCCGTATATTGCGCTGCTTTCGTGATCAAATCCTCTTCCTCTTGATTAAGGATGTTAAGTTCATTTCCTAAAAAAAGAGTTTGCCACGCTTTTGATGGTTCTACATAAACCGTTAAATAGCGATTGAGCGCAAGGCCAACAGAATCAAAGCCGGGACCGAGATTGGCTGAACTTGCAGGTACGTGAATGGAAAACGATTCATTGAACATTAGACAACAACTCCTTTTAGTTCTTGACGTAAAATTTCAAGGTCATTCGGAATTACAATGGGTTCAACAGCTACTGTCTTTAAAGCGATATCTGGATCTTTTAAGCCATTGCCTGTTAATACGGCAACGATTTTAGCACCTTTTGGCAGAAGGCCATTTTTATGCTGTTTATAAAGACCTGCAATCGTACTGCAGGAAGCGGGTTCTGCAAAAACACCTTCTTTTGAGGCAAGCATTTGATATGCTTCAAGAATTTCTTCGTCAGTTACACTGTTAATAACTCCACCCGATTCTTCTAGAGCTTTAACTGCAAGATTCCAGCTCGCAGGGTTTCCTATTCTGATTGCAGTTGCGATTGTTTCCGGATTTTTTACAACAGCACCATTTACAATAGGTGCTGCACCTGCAGCTTGAAAGCCGTGAATTTTTGGCAGTCCTGTAGATTTAACAGCATCATATTCTTTAAATCCTTTCCAATATGCACTGATGTTTCCAGCGTTTCCAACAGGAATGGCTAAGATGTCAGGTGAAAGATCTAATGCATCTACTAGTTCGAAAGCAGCCGTTTTTTGCCCTTCTAATCGAAAGGGATTAACAGAGTTAACAAGGGTATAACCTTCTTCTTCACTCATTTTTTTAACCATCTCTAATGCTTCATCAAAGTTTCCTTGAATAGAAAAAATCTCAGCACCATACATTTTTGCTTGTGCAAGTTTTCCTTGTGCTATCTTTCCGTCAGGAATAACAACAATACAGCGCAAACCTGCACGTGCTCCGTATGCTGCGGCAGAGGCTGAAGTGTTACCGGTAGATGCACATATAATCGCTTTACTGCCGGATTCCTTCGCTTTTGCTACAGCAAGCACCATACCTCTGTCTTTAAAAGAACCTGTCGGGTTTGCTCCTTCATATTTAGCGTATAAGGAAATATCCCATTCTTTTGATAAGTGTTCAAGTGGAATGAGTGGTGTAAGGCCTTCATTTAATGATAAAAGTGGAGTACTGTCACTCACGGGCAAGTAATCCTTATATTGATCGATCAGTCCAGTCCAATACATATTAAGCTCCTTCCACGCGATAATGACTTTTAATTTCTTGAACAACATCGGAGTCCCGCAGCAGATTGTAAACTTTGTTATTTTGATTCTTATTCGTTCCGTGTGTAACGATGACAACTTCTGCAAAACCAGTACTATTTACGGGGCTTTGAATCAGTTTTTCGAGCGAGATTTCATGCAGTGCAAATAATGATGTAATGGCTGAGAAAGCACCAGCTTCATCTTTAAGATGCAATCGATAAAAGAATTTTCCCTGAATCTCATTTTGCTCTTTTAGTTGTTTTGAAAATTGCGGACCGACAGCATTTTTCCCGTTCACACCAAGGCGCATGTTTTTTACAACGGCCACTAAATCTGAAACAACAGATGTCGCAGTTGGCAGCTGGCCAGCGCCTGGTCCGAAGAACATTGTTTCACCAACGGATTCACCGTAAACATAGACTGCGTTATATTCATCATTCACACTTGCAAGCGGGTGTGAATCAGGCAGCATCGTCGGTTCGACACTGATTTCAACTTTTCCATTATCCTTCTTTGCATTTCCGATTAGTTTCAGCGTATAGCCAAACTGTCTTGCATATTCCAAATCTTCTTGTGTCACTTTGGAAATACCAGAAACATTCACGTCATCTAAATGAATGTGCATCGAAAATCCAAGTGTTGAGAGAATGGCCATTTTTCTGGCTGCATCAATGCCTTCCACATCTGAAGTCGGATCTGATTCAGCGTATCCAAGCGATTGTGCTTCTTTAAGTACTTCTTCATAATTGCGCTTTTGTTTATCCATTTTTGTAAGAATATAATTTGTTGTTCCATTAACGATTCCCATGATTTTTGTGATTCTGTCAGAGGCGAGTCCGTCCACTAATGAGCGGATAATCGGGATTCCGCCTGCAACACTTGCTTCATAAAAAAGATCACAGCCGTTTTCGTTTGCCACTTGCAGAAGCTCTGCCCCATGAAGCGCCATTAAATCTTTGTTTGCTGTTATCACATGCTTCTTATTTTTTAGTGCGAGTGTAATATATTCACGGGCTAGTTCGATTCCTCCCATAACTTCAATTACAACATGGATGCCGGTATTCTCAAGAACGTCTTCTGGCTTTTGAGTGAGCCAATCTTCTTTAATGGAAACAAGCCGCTCTTTTTGAATGTCTTGAACCAAAACCTTTCCAATATAAACAGGACATCCAACACGGTGCTGCAATTCTTCACGGTTACTTTCAATCATTCTAACGACACCGCTTCCGACTGTTCCTAATCCTAAAAGCCCAACTGACACATGATCAACCATTTCATCCACTCCTTTTGTCTTTTTAGAAAATACATTTGTTTGTTCAATAGAGACATTGTACATGGCGATTATGAATCACACAACAGGGGAAATTGTAAAGATTAAGAGAACGCTTTTATGATTAGTTTATGTTCATCCAATTTTAGGGAAGGGAAGGAATTATATAGTAGATTTACATAAATTCAGCTATGATAAAAGCTAGAGCAAGAATATAGTTTAAGGGGATAACTTTCATGGTTTTGCAATTAGAGTCAGTCATTACAGAAACATTAGATTGTTTAGATGAGAATATTTTTATCATTGATTTAGAATATCGAATTTCATGGATGAATCAATCAGCTTACACATTTATAGATAATATTAAGTCTTACCTTAAGTTTGAAAAAGCAGAGGATCTAATCGGAACATCTATTTCACGGTTTCATAAAAATCCTGATTACCAAATTAATCTTCTTGAAAATGGAGATTTTCCAATTGATATGCAGCTTAATTTGTTCAACCGATTCGTTGCAAGATTGGTTGTAAAAGCATTCATCATTCGAGGAGAGAAAATCGGGTATATCCTTAATTGGCGTGACATAACTGAAATTGAAATAGAAAAAGAAAAAACACAAGCGCTGATTGATGAATTATCAGCTCCTATTTTGCCAACAGTTGCCGAAAATACTTTATTGGTACCGTTAGTCGGGGAATTGTCGATTGAGAGAATGGAACGTCTTACAAGCAAGTTATTAAACGCATGTTTAAAAAATCAAGCGGAATATGTGCTCTTGGACTTCTCGGGTGTTACGACACTCGCCGATTCAGATTTAGGCCAGGAAGTTCAAAAGCTAACGAGTGCAGTGGAGTTAATGGGTGCAACCGTCCTTTATTGCGGATTTACAACGGAGATGGTGAAGGATATGGTTGATTTAGGCATCAAAACGAATCAGCTGTCATTCGTTTCATTTCGTAATGCCATTCTTTACGTCATTGCAAAACTTGGCTATCGATTAGAAAAGGAATAAAAGAAGCAGCCGCTCATTATGACGGCTGCTTTGTTTTTTTAATATTTTTAATGGCTTCCTTATATGACAATGGACTAAGTTCAACGTCGTGAACAAATTCCCATACCCAATCTGGATCTGTTTTTGCATACTCTCTTAATGCCCATCCGATTCCTTTTCGAATAAAGAAATCCCCGTCATATTTCGTTTCTTTAATAATGTGTGACAGCAATTCCTTATCCGTTTTATCTTTATATCCAAGCTGAAACAAAATAGCAGAACGCATGAGCCAAATGTTTTTCGAAGCAACCCACCGTTCGGTTACCGGATGAATTTCTTCAGGAAACTTCATAAAATAATAACCTGCTATATTTTTGGCGATATGATCAATCGTATCCCACCAGCTCTTCGTTACGATAATATGTTCAATCCAAGAAATATCTTCTTTTGTCATGTGTTTTTTTAATTTGTCTGCCAATGTTAATCCAGCATATTGCATCTCGCGCTCAGGCTGGTTCCATAATTGTTTCAAAACGCTACCTAGTTCATCGTGTGAAGGAAGTCCGTTTTCTTTTAGAAACTCTTTGAAACTTTCTTTCATGATTGGAGAACGGAGACCAAAAAATTCGAACTGATCGCGCATATATTTTTTCATGGGTTCTGCATCCTCTTTGTTTGCCCGTGCATGTAAAAATGACCATAAATCCTCTGTATACATAATATTCCATCCCCTTTTCATAAATTATACAAAAAGTTGTTAACAAACTGAAACTTTTTAGGAAACCATTCGTAAATTTACATATAAAACCAATATTGGAAATTATTCAAACGTCGACAAATTTTTACAAAAATTTCTATTTGTTTTTGTTATGGTTAAATTAATTCGACAAGGAGGTTCAGAAGAGAAAAAGTTCACTGGTTCTAAACAGTCTGCAGTATAGGAGATGTGAATATGGAACTGTTTGGGTATCCGCTGTCTAGCATCTATTTAGTTAGTTTTATAGCTTTTGGCTGCATCACATTTATTTATATTTTATTTGGCGACATGCTGCATGCTGTTGCACTGGATTTCTTGCATCCTTCACTCGTTTTGTCATTTTTTACGATTACTACAGCCTCAGGGTATTTATTGGAGATTATGACGAGTATTAACAGTGGATTCATTCTTGTATTCAGCAGCTTGCTCTCACTTCTTCTCGTTACGCTTCTGAACGTTTTTGTACTGATGCCGATCCGGACAGCCGAGGAGTCGCTTGGATATCACGATGAAGATCTAAAGGGGAGAGTTGGAACCGTTATTACATCGGTTCCGTCCGATGGATTTGGAGAAATTTTAATTGACGGCATCAGCGGAAGGATTTCGAAATCCGCAATAAGTATAGATAATAAGCCAATCCCACAAGGAATGAAAATTCTTATTATCGACATTCAAAAAGGCGTAGTTACTGTAATGCCGTATGAACAAGCAGTACAAACTTATATTCATTAAACAGGGGGAAATTAAATGTCATTTACACCGTTATTCATTGTAGTTGGTGTCGCCGTATTTTTAGTAGTTGCTCTTATCAGTGTTTTTATTACAAAATACCGTACAGCAAGCCCAGATGAAGCATTGATCGTTACAGGAAGTTTTTTAGGCAGCCGCAACGTCAATATTGATGAATCAGGTAATAAAATCAAGATCGTTCGCGGAGGCGGAACGTTCGTACTTCCTGTCTTCCAACAAGCAAAACCGCTAAGCTTATTGACAAGCAAATTGGATGTTCAAACTCCTGAAGTATATACGGAGCAAGGTGTTCCAGTAATGGCTGATGGAACAGCGATCATAAAAGTAGGAAGCTCAATCGGCGAAATTGCAACCGCAGCTGAGCAATTTTTAGGTAAATTAAAAGAAGACCGTGAAAACGAAGCACGCGAAGTATTGGAAGGTCATTTGCGTTCTATTCTAGGTTCGATGACGGTTGAAGAAATTTATAAGAATCGTGAAAAATTCTCACAAGAGGTTCAGCGTGTTGCCTCTCAAGACTTAGCAAAAATGGGCTTAGTAATTGTTTCATTTACGATTAAAGACCTGCGTGATAAAAACGGATACCTGGATGCACTAGGGAAACCGCGAATCGCACAAGTTAAGCGGGATGCTGATATGGCAATGGCAGAAGCGGAAAAAGAAACGCGCATCAAACGTGCTGAAGCAGATAAAGAAGCAAAACAATCAGAGTTAGGCCGTGCAACAGAAGTAGCTGAGGCTGAAAAAATGAATCAGCTGAAAGTTGCTGAATTCCGACGCGAGCAAGATGTCGCAAAAGCGCGTGCTGACCAAGCTTACCATTTAGAAGAAGCGATCTCTAAACAAGAAGTAACCGAACAGCAAATGCAAATCAAAATCATCGAACGTCAAAAGCAAATCGAATTAGAAGAAAAAGAAATTTTGCGCCGTGAAAAGCAGTATGATTCAGAAGTTAAGAAAAAAGCGGATGCAGACAGATACTCTGTTGAGCAAGCAGCTGAAGCAGAAAAACGTAAACAGCTGGCAGAAGCAGATGCTCATAAATATCGTGTAGAAGCAATGGCAAAAGCCGATGCTGAAAAAGTTCGTTTAGAAGGTCTTTCAAGAGCAGAAGCTGAGCGTGCAAAAGGGGAAACTGAAGCAGAAGTTATCCGTTTAAAAGGTCTCGCAGAGGCGGAAGCGAAACAGAAGATCGCTGAAGCATTCGAATTATACGGCCAGGCTGCCATGATGGATATGATGATCAAGATGCTTCCGGAATATGCGAAGCAAGTTGCGGCACCTTTATCGAACATTGATAAAATTACTGTCGTTGACACTGGCGGCGGTGGAGAAAACGGCGGAGCAAACCGCATTACTGGTTATGCAACGAACTTAATGTCATCCTTGCAAGAAACACTTAAAGCTTCTTCAGGCATCGACATGAAAGAATTACTTGAGAACTTCTCTGGAAAAGGGAACGTTCGCCAAAGCATTGACGACCTGCGTATCGAATTCTCGAAAAAAGAACCAAACGCACAGAATACGAAAGAAAAAAGTGAAGTAATCGTTTCTAAAGGAGAATAAAACAAGAAAGCTTACTCAAACGGCTTTGGAATCGCCGGGATGAGTAAGCTTTTTTTCTAAAAACTTTTCAATTTACGGATGTAAATTGAAAATACGCGCGCCATACGAGAAATACGCGCACCCACAGAGCGATCTGCTTTATTTCTGGTCTAACTTCTCTTCAACAGCTTGAAGCTTGCCTGCCATTGTTGATTTTTTATCTCTGCGGTCGTCGATACGGATGTTCGTGGCTACACGTTGAATGCCTTTTGTAAAGGGAACTTCATGAAGCTGCTGGATCACATCAAAAAGGTCAGGAAGCTCTCCTTCGATCAAGGTACTCATCGGAGTAAGCTGATAGTTCACTTTATCTTTGTTTTGCTGAAGCACCTTTTGCACTTCAGCTACATAAGAACTGACACTTGGGGTCTCAGTTCCTATTGGAATAATAGTAATGTCTACAATTGGCATAGTTTCATCTCCTATTCTTTTTTTATTGTAACAAACATAAATCCAATATCAAAAACATGAAGAAGGACAGATCAATGAAAATCAGGTTAGCAAATCAGAACGATATTCAGCAAGCAGTCAAGCTAGATCAA
Protein-coding sequences here:
- the thrB gene encoding homoserine kinase; the encoded protein is MFNESFSIHVPASSANLGPGFDSVGLALNRYLTVYVEPSKAWQTLFLGNELNILNQEEEDLITKAAQYTADQYDKTLPPCRLEVQSNFPLSKGLGSSATAIVAGVEIANTLLDLQLSKKTKALIASRLEKHPDNVIPAIYGGLTISYFNGHELETVHVPDVAVELIVAIPDHELYTKQARESLPNLLPFNKAVEASAISNVLVAALIKNNWKKASAMMNRDLFHEPFRSKWVPFYDELKTTAVSLGAYGAAISGSGPSIVCFTPHQKAASITEQLSLLFPQYRFETVFPDRKGVHIEKTASVSAV
- the thrC gene encoding threonine synthase — protein: MYWTGLIDQYKDYLPVSDSTPLLSLNEGLTPLIPLEHLSKEWDISLYAKYEGANPTGSFKDRGMVLAVAKAKESGSKAIICASTGNTSASAAAYGARAGLRCIVVIPDGKIAQGKLAQAKMYGAEIFSIQGNFDEALEMVKKMSEEEGYTLVNSVNPFRLEGQKTAAFELVDALDLSPDILAIPVGNAGNISAYWKGFKEYDAVKSTGLPKIHGFQAAGAAPIVNGAVVKNPETIATAIRIGNPASWNLAVKALEESGGVINSVTDEEILEAYQMLASKEGVFAEPASCSTIAGLYKQHKNGLLPKGAKIVAVLTGNGLKDPDIALKTVAVEPIVIPNDLEILRQELKGVVV
- a CDS encoding homoserine dehydrogenase; amino-acid sequence: MVDHVSVGLLGLGTVGSGVVRMIESNREELQHRVGCPVYIGKVLVQDIQKERLVSIKEDWLTQKPEDVLENTGIHVVIEVMGGIELAREYITLALKNKKHVITANKDLMALHGAELLQVANENGCDLFYEASVAGGIPIIRSLVDGLASDRITKIMGIVNGTTNYILTKMDKQKRNYEEVLKEAQSLGYAESDPTSDVEGIDAARKMAILSTLGFSMHIHLDDVNVSGISKVTQEDLEYARQFGYTLKLIGNAKKDNGKVEISVEPTMLPDSHPLASVNDEYNAVYVYGESVGETMFFGPGAGQLPTATSVVSDLVAVVKNMRLGVNGKNAVGPQFSKQLKEQNEIQGKFFYRLHLKDEAGAFSAITSLFALHEISLEKLIQSPVNSTGFAEVVIVTHGTNKNQNNKVYNLLRDSDVVQEIKSHYRVEGA
- a CDS encoding DNA alkylation repair protein, encoding MYTEDLWSFLHARANKEDAEPMKKYMRDQFEFFGLRSPIMKESFKEFLKENGLPSHDELGSVLKQLWNQPEREMQYAGLTLADKLKKHMTKEDISWIEHIIVTKSWWDTIDHIAKNIAGYYFMKFPEEIHPVTERWVASKNIWLMRSAILFQLGYKDKTDKELLSHIIKETKYDGDFFIRKGIGWALREYAKTDPDWVWEFVHDVELSPLSYKEAIKNIKKTKQPS
- a CDS encoding NfeD family protein; translation: MELFGYPLSSIYLVSFIAFGCITFIYILFGDMLHAVALDFLHPSLVLSFFTITTASGYLLEIMTSINSGFILVFSSLLSLLLVTLLNVFVLMPIRTAEESLGYHDEDLKGRVGTVITSVPSDGFGEILIDGISGRISKSAISIDNKPIPQGMKILIIDIQKGVVTVMPYEQAVQTYIH
- a CDS encoding flotillin family protein → MSFTPLFIVVGVAVFLVVALISVFITKYRTASPDEALIVTGSFLGSRNVNIDESGNKIKIVRGGGTFVLPVFQQAKPLSLLTSKLDVQTPEVYTEQGVPVMADGTAIIKVGSSIGEIATAAEQFLGKLKEDRENEAREVLEGHLRSILGSMTVEEIYKNREKFSQEVQRVASQDLAKMGLVIVSFTIKDLRDKNGYLDALGKPRIAQVKRDADMAMAEAEKETRIKRAEADKEAKQSELGRATEVAEAEKMNQLKVAEFRREQDVAKARADQAYHLEEAISKQEVTEQQMQIKIIERQKQIELEEKEILRREKQYDSEVKKKADADRYSVEQAAEAEKRKQLAEADAHKYRVEAMAKADAEKVRLEGLSRAEAERAKGETEAEVIRLKGLAEAEAKQKIAEAFELYGQAAMMDMMIKMLPEYAKQVAAPLSNIDKITVVDTGGGGENGGANRITGYATNLMSSLQETLKASSGIDMKELLENFSGKGNVRQSIDDLRIEFSKKEPNAQNTKEKSEVIVSKGE
- a CDS encoding MTH1187 family thiamine-binding protein; this translates as MPIVDITIIPIGTETPSVSSYVAEVQKVLQQNKDKVNYQLTPMSTLIEGELPDLFDVIQQLHEVPFTKGIQRVATNIRIDDRRDKKSTMAGKLQAVEEKLDQK